Proteins co-encoded in one Choloepus didactylus isolate mChoDid1 chromosome 23 unlocalized genomic scaffold, mChoDid1.pri SUPER_23_unloc3, whole genome shotgun sequence genomic window:
- the ZNF280B gene encoding zinc finger protein 280B — MEDPCMLPEEGQEREPQKSVKETKQVDGEDAELIFLGVENVNEDAELIFVGVTSNSKPVVSNILNRVTPGSNSRRKKYGHLRQGAAHTLQSISHMTPPSKGVAILPFSQSESRSTDSPIIIEPLSEPDYKNNSPQVVPNGSLELYSPLSTFTSSLQHAGRAALSVGGMNESPCISKQLSTSEVNTVNTKRPKLSDGSFLALSPSVISRTKNNQQSIPSRDGHTLLNHVQNGALFPVAFPKDNFKPVNPVRENGGLTKIDFSSMASQKTADPRKENMIVLLHDFYYGQHKGDGQLEQRTDTNFKCLSCLKVLKNIKFMNHMKHHLELEKQRSDSWESHTTCQHCHRQFPTPFQLQCHIESVHIPQEPSTVCKICELSFETDQVLLQHMKDNHKPGEMPYVCQVCNYRSSAFTDVETHFRTCHENTKNLLCPFCLKVFKTASPYMCHYRGHWEKNVHQCSKCRLQFLTFKEKMEHKTQYHQMFKKPKQLEGLPPETKVDIQVSLGPLQPGSLEVASITVSTSDLELSALTPKNRISKTPH; from the coding sequence atggaagATCCATGTATGTTACCTGAGGAAGGACAAGAGCGGGAACCACAGAAAAGtgtaaaagaaaccaaacaagtGGATGGTGAAGATGCTGAGTTGATCTTTCTTGGGGTGGAAAATGTAAATGAAGATGCTGAGCTGATCTTTGTTGGGGTGACTTCAAATTCAAAACCAGTTGTTTCAAACATTTTGAACCGAGTCACTCCAGGTTCTAATTCAAGGAGAAAAAAGTATGGTCACCTCAGACAAGGTGCTGCTCATACATTGCAGTCTATAAGTCATATGACCCCACCATCAAAAGGAGTAGCCATCTTGCCATTTTCTCAATCTGAATCAAGATCAACAGATAGTCCTATTATTATTGAACCTTTGTCTGAacctgattataaaaataattcaccACAAGTTGTGCCTAATGGCTCTTTAGAGCTATATTCTCCTTTGAGTACATTCACCAGTTCATTGCAGCATGCAGGAAGAGCAGCACTTTCTGTAGGAGGTATGAATGAAAGTCCTTGTATATCAAAGCAACTTTCTACTTCTGAAGTAAATACTGTAAATACCAAAAGGCCTAAACTCAGTGATGGATCTTTTTTAGCTTTGTCCCCCTCGGTTATATCTCGTACAAAAAACAATCAGCAAAGTATACCCTCTAGAGATGGTCATACCTTGTTAAACCATGTTCAGAATGGAGCACTTTTTCCAGTAGCTTTTCCAAAGGACAATTTCAAGCCTGTAAATCCAGTCAGGGAAAATGGAGGACTGACAAAAATAGATTTTTCAAGTATGGCAAGTCAAAAGACTGCTGATCCcaggaaagaaaatatgattGTGTTACTTCATGACTTTTACTATGGACAACATAAGGGAGATGGGCAGCTAGAACAGAGGACTGACACAAACTTTAAATGCCTCAGCTGCTTGAAAGTTCTAAAAAATATTAAGTTTATGAACCATATGAAGCACCATTTGGAACTTGAGAAGCAGAGGAGTGACAGCTGGGAAAGCCACACCACCTGCCAGCACTGCCACCGGCAGTTTCCAACTCCTTTCCAGCTGCAGTGTCATATTGAAAGTGTGCACATCCCCCAGGAACCCTCCACTGTTTGTAAAATCTGTGAATTGTCATTTGAAACAGACCAGGTTCTCTTACAACACATGAAGGACAATCACAAACCCGGTGAAATGCCTTATGTTTGCCAGGTTTGCAATTACAGATCGTCAGCCTTTACTGATGTGGAAACACATTTTAGAACATGCCATGAAAACACTAAAAATTtgctttgtccattttgtctaaaagtttttaaaactgcTTCACCATACATGTGTCATTATAGGGGGCATTGGGAAAAGAATGTTCACCAGTGTTCTAAATGCCGGCTACAGTTTTTAACTTTCAAGGAGAAAATGGAGCACAAAACCCAGTATCATCAAATGTTTAAGAAGCCTAAGCAACTGGAAGGATTGCCTCCTGAAACAAAAGTTGATATTCAAGTGTCCTTGGGGCCTCTTCAACCAGGATCACTGGAAGTAGCATCCATTACTGTGAGCACATCTGACTTGGAACTATCAGCCCTCACACCTAAAAATCGAATTTCAAAAACCCCTCATTAA